Proteins from a genomic interval of Clostridium cochlearium:
- a CDS encoding LysR family transcriptional regulator, giving the protein MIDFKLVTFLTVVKVGNFTRAANILNLTQPAISQHIKYLENYYGVKLFKNKNKNMELTKEGKILFKYGRQVESISNIVHMKLKDSVNKRYIVGATLTIGGYVIPSIIGEYKRENDDIDVILKVENTNTVIKMLYKGEIELGVIEGIFDKEKIEYTKFKEDELILVTSPNHKFANKNFVTIEEVLGDKLILRESGSGTRQIFEEHLFKIGITRGDYNIYMEIGNISAIVSLVKSNLGCTIISREAVKENIKDGSLKEIKIKNFNMKREFNFIHLKDGNEKFIKSFINFCKENSV; this is encoded by the coding sequence ATGATTGATTTTAAGTTAGTAACTTTTTTAACTGTAGTTAAAGTAGGAAATTTCACAAGAGCTGCTAATATATTAAATCTAACTCAGCCGGCTATATCTCAACATATAAAGTATTTAGAAAATTATTATGGAGTAAAATTATTTAAAAATAAAAATAAAAACATGGAATTAACAAAAGAGGGCAAAATTTTATTTAAATATGGGAGACAAGTAGAAAGTATTAGCAATATAGTTCATATGAAATTAAAAGACTCTGTAAATAAAAGGTATATAGTTGGAGCAACTTTAACCATAGGAGGATATGTAATCCCTTCAATAATAGGAGAATATAAAAGAGAAAATGATGATATAGATGTTATATTGAAGGTTGAAAATACTAATACTGTAATAAAAATGTTATATAAAGGAGAAATAGAACTTGGAGTTATCGAAGGAATTTTTGATAAGGAAAAAATAGAATACACTAAGTTTAAAGAGGATGAACTAATACTAGTGACATCTCCAAATCATAAATTTGCTAATAAAAACTTTGTTACGATAGAAGAAGTTTTAGGCGATAAATTAATTTTAAGGGAAAGTGGATCTGGTACAAGACAAATTTTTGAAGAACATTTATTTAAAATAGGAATAACAAGAGGCGACTATAATATTTATATGGAAATAGGAAATATTTCTGCTATAGTTTCTTTGGTAAAATCTAATTTGGGGTGCACTATAATTTCTCGAGAGGCTGTGAAAGAAAATATTAAAGATGGTTCTTTGAAAGAAATTAAAATAAAAAATTTTAATATGAAAAGGGAATTTAATTTTATACATTTAAAAGATGGAAATGAAAAGTTTATAAAAAGTTTTATAAACTTTTGTAAAGAAAATAGTGTATAA